CCGGAGGGTATCTCCAGGAGCGCCCGCGAGGCCGCGAACGAGCCCAACATGTACGAGACCTGCCCCCGGGCCGGCTGCACGCTATAGCCACCAACGCTGTCCGGCGCATAGTCGCCGCGCATGAAATTAACCCGCGCCTCGCGGTTCTCCACTGCCTGCGCCAGGGTCCCCTCCAGCCAGCGCGGGCCGCACTCGCGCAGCCCAATGAAAGAGCGGACCGCGCTCAGCGCGTAGAGGCTGAAACAGACCAGGGCCGAGGCCGGGTTACCCGGCAGTCCGAACACCAGCTTGCCCCCGGCGCGCCCGAACCAGAGCGGCTTGCCCGGTTTCTGCGCCACTTTCCAGAATATTTTCTCCACGCCCGCCGACTCGAACACCTGCACCAGATGGTCATAGTCGCCCATCGAGACACCACCCACGGTGAGGACAATATCGGAGCCTGCCAGAAGGTCACGGAAAGCGGCCTGAAGGGTGGCCGGGTCATCCGGGCAGCGGCGGGCCTCGATCTGCGCTACCCCGGCCGCGCGCAGGGCGGCGCTCAGCATGGGGGCGATGGAGTCGTAGATTTGGCCGGGAAGAAGGTCCACGCCCGGCGCGACCAACTCATCCCCGGTAGTGAGAAGCCCCACCTTGGGCGGCGGGTAGACTGATACCGAGCTGTGGCCCAGGGTGGCGAGAAGGCCCAGGGCGGGCGGCGTGAGGACAGTCCCGGCGGCCAGAAGGCGCGCCCCGGCGGCGATCTCCTCCCCGGCCCGGTTGATATTGGCCCCCATCACCGCGGGACCGAAAAAAGTGATCGCCGACTCGCCCTCACGGGTCTGCTCGCGCATCACCACCGCCTCGGCCCCCGCGGGCACCGCCGCGCCGGTCATCACCCGCAGCGTGAAGCCAGGGGGAAGCGCGGGCGGAGCCCCGGCTGCAGCCCGTTTCTCTCCGGCCAGGGGAAGGCTGACCGGATTGTCGGCCGAGGCGTTTTCTAAATCAGCCACCCGCACCGCGTAACCGTCCATGGAGCTGAAACTGAAAAACGGGTAGTCCCGCCCGGCCGGAATGTCTCCGGCGCAGACCAGGCCGGCACAGTCCTCCAGGGGACAGTCCTCCGGCTCGGCGCGGCGTGCTGTGCGCAGCACCATTTCGAGGGCCTCGCGCGGCGTGATCGGCCCGGATGCGGACACTCCGTCTCTCACTGGCCGCTCCTTTCGACAATCGAACTGTCCGCACCCGCCTGTTTCAGGGCGCGGTAGTCATCCGGGGTGTCGATATCCAGCAGGACCGCGGGTTCCTCCACCGGGACCTCCAGCACGCGGGACCGGTCGGCGCGCACCACTGCGCGGGCGCCGATCTCCTCCGGGGCGTGCAGCAGATCCTCGAACACCGCCTTTCCGAACAGCGCCGGGTGGCCGCGCCGTCCACCGTGCACCGGCAGGACTATAGGCTTGCCACTGGCCCGGAAAGAGTCGATCAGGCGCGCGATTGTCCCCACACTCACCGCAGGCTGGTCCACCGGGAACAGCATGACCGCCTCCGGGGCCAGAGCTTCCAGGCTTTTCAGCCCGGCCTGGACCGAGGAGAGCATGCCGCTTTCATATCGCGGGTTCAGCACCACTTCCTCAGCCGGCAGTCCCGCGCGGGCGCTGAACTCCTGCGCCCGGTGGCCGAACACCACCCGCAGCGCCGCCAGGGGCGCGCTCTTGAGCGTGGCGTACAGCACGGAAAGGAATGTCCCGCCGCGGTACTCCAGGAAAGCCTTGGGCGATCCCATGCGCTCGGACTTGCCCGCGGCCAAGATAATTGCCGCTATTTTAGACTTGTTTTCCATTTCCCCATAATGCTTAAGGCTTTTTATCCACGAAGTCACACGAAGGAACACTAAGAAGAAAAGCAGTTTTGACTTCGTGCCCCTTCGTGGCCCTTAGTAGATAAATCTTTTCATTTCATAGAGTTATGATTTCCTTAACGAGCACCGGTTTGCGGCTCCGGCGCACCTGTATGAGCTGAGCCGCGATACTGACCGCGATCTCGCCCGGGGTCTCGGCCCCGATATCAAGGCCCACCGGGGCGTGAAGACCGGCCAGGCGGGCGCTGTCCACGCCACGGGCCGCCAGGTGCTCGCGCAGAAGGGCCACCTTGCGCCGCGAGCCGATCATCCCGACATAATCCACCGGGCAGGCCAGGGCCAGCTCCACCGCCTCGCGGTCCTGATCGTGGCTGCGCGCCACCGCAACCACACTCCAGCCGGGGCCGGGGGTGAGGCTGGAGAAAGCCTCGGCGAACGTGGCGTTCAGCACCTGTTCGGCCTCCGGGAAACGCTGGATTGTGGCGAACTCCGGGCGGTCATCCACCACGGTGACCCGGAACCCGGCCAGGGCCGCCACCCGGCAGAGGGCCAGGCCGACATGCCCGCCCCCCAGGACAAGCAGCCGCGGCGGACTGACAAGCGGACGGGCCAGGAAACCGGCCAGACCGGGCCAGGCTGTAGATGGAGTCTCCAGTGTCAGAAACAGCGTGTCCTGTTCCGCGGACCGGCCCTCCAGCGCCCGCAGGACCGCGGTCTCCCAGGTGGTCTCGGTCAACGAGCCGGCCTTGACCGCACCGTCCTCCACCAGCGCCGAAACCCCGGCCCAGCCCGCCGCCTCGCCCTCGCTCACGGCAAGCAACAACCAAACCCTCTCACCTTTTCTGGCAGAATTCAGCACTGCGGACCAGAACCCCAGCGCCTCGGGCGTGGGCCGCACCACGAACGTGTAGAACGCGATCCGCCCGCCGCAGAGCATGCCGCCCGGCTGGACCGTGTCGGAATCAAAATTGAAACGGCTCAGGCTGGCCCGGCCGCTGGCAAGGGCCTCGCGCGAGAGGCGGACCATCCCGGCCTCCATCTGGCCGCCCCCCAGGGTTCCAGCCACCCGGTCCGCGCTCACCAGAAGGGTCGCCCCGGCGGGCGTGGGGGCCGAGCCCGAGCGCTCAAGGGCCAGGCTCAGGGCCACAGCCTGCCCCTGTTCCAGCAGGGGCAGCATCTGTTCGAGGGTTTGGAGCATGCTCTGAATATGCCTCGGTGTGTCCGGAAAAGTAAAGGAGGTCCGGAGTCAAAGCCCCCGGACCTCCACTGAATAAATCCACAGTCCCGCGCCGTGTCAGATCGTTCAATCGGGAATCTGGCAGGCGAAACAGGACCGTCCGGGCTTGCACTCTCCGCACCGGACAAACCGGTCATCCGGCCCCACCGGGCCCTGGGTCAGAAGGCACCAGCACTGCTCCTCGGGCTTGGGGACATAGTATCCGCCGGACAGGCCGCTCACGTAATACTGCTTGGAGCGGTAGTTCCGGCAGACCTGCTTGAGCTGGGCAAGAATTTGATCGCTCATAAGTAGCTCTCC
The sequence above is drawn from the bacterium genome and encodes:
- a CDS encoding molybdopterin molybdotransferase MoeA; protein product: MRDGVSASGPITPREALEMVLRTARRAEPEDCPLEDCAGLVCAGDIPAGRDYPFFSFSSMDGYAVRVADLENASADNPVSLPLAGEKRAAAGAPPALPPGFTLRVMTGAAVPAGAEAVVMREQTREGESAITFFGPAVMGANINRAGEEIAAGARLLAAGTVLTPPALGLLATLGHSSVSVYPPPKVGLLTTGDELVAPGVDLLPGQIYDSIAPMLSAALRAAGVAQIEARRCPDDPATLQAAFRDLLAGSDIVLTVGGVSMGDYDHLVQVFESAGVEKIFWKVAQKPGKPLWFGRAGGKLVFGLPGNPASALVCFSLYALSAVRSFIGLRECGPRWLEGTLAQAVENREARVNFMRGDYAPDSVGGYSVQPARGQVSYMLGSFAASRALLEIPSGPLRLEAGARVRFLPHFWGGRL
- a CDS encoding nucleotidyltransferase family protein — its product is MENKSKIAAIILAAGKSERMGSPKAFLEYRGGTFLSVLYATLKSAPLAALRVVFGHRAQEFSARAGLPAEEVVLNPRYESGMLSSVQAGLKSLEALAPEAVMLFPVDQPAVSVGTIARLIDSFRASGKPIVLPVHGGRRGHPALFGKAVFEDLLHAPEEIGARAVVRADRSRVLEVPVEEPAVLLDIDTPDDYRALKQAGADSSIVERSGQ
- a CDS encoding XdhC family protein: MLQTLEQMLPLLEQGQAVALSLALERSGSAPTPAGATLLVSADRVAGTLGGGQMEAGMVRLSREALASGRASLSRFNFDSDTVQPGGMLCGGRIAFYTFVVRPTPEALGFWSAVLNSARKGERVWLLLAVSEGEAAGWAGVSALVEDGAVKAGSLTETTWETAVLRALEGRSAEQDTLFLTLETPSTAWPGLAGFLARPLVSPPRLLVLGGGHVGLALCRVAALAGFRVTVVDDRPEFATIQRFPEAEQVLNATFAEAFSSLTPGPGWSVVAVARSHDQDREAVELALACPVDYVGMIGSRRKVALLREHLAARGVDSARLAGLHAPVGLDIGAETPGEIAVSIAAQLIQVRRSRKPVLVKEIITL